The Triticum aestivum cultivar Chinese Spring chromosome 3A, IWGSC CS RefSeq v2.1, whole genome shotgun sequence genome includes a region encoding these proteins:
- the LOC123063296 gene encoding FBD-associated F-box protein At5g60610, producing MDQQVFLGVSWGDLLTYLKRNSGMDPELVVYGHNLVLSYVYDYIPDPPVSPIATLSLSGLPWVPDGVDRISCLPDKVLRNIVSRLPAKEAARTASLASRWRPIWRSAPLVLVDSHLLPDGAVRGQLVIGSPSPRAVTAAAHPGPFRCVHLTRTTMDEHRGEMARWLDILVAKGVQELFFVNRPWPLDLRLPATLFSCASLTRLYLGVWRLPDTTAVPRGARFPNLLELGLCFNAMEDRDLAFMLERSPVLEFLLIMGSQSGVRLRLVSQSLRCVQLGLFSFDDLDVVDAPSLERLFQYNTNNNSPTKNRSSRIKIGQAPKLRVLGYLEPGGQELGISNTVIVAGIKESIVPSVQILAIEVQFGVRNSVKKVPGFLRCFPNLETLHVQSHRISEEPTGKVNVKFWQEGGSIKCVVESMKKVFLYEFRGSRSEVTFLKLVAERARVLEQMVVVVSSGSFSPVDDVSAKLKPLTNAKWASKACKLELFNSPPAEDGMAPFCRRLANDFSFPDPFNVKEYHEERISLS from the exons ATGGACCAGCAAGTGTTCCTCGGCGTCTCCTGGGGCGATTTGCTCACCTACCTGAAGCGCAACAGCGGCATGGATCCCGAGCTGGTGGTCTACGGCCATAACCTGGTGCTCTCCTACGTCTACGACTACATCCCGGACCCTCCCGTCTCCCCCATCGCCACACTCTCGCTTTCCGGCTTGCCGTGGGTCCCCGACGGCGTCGACCGCATCAGCTGCCTCCCGGACAAGGTCCTCCGTAACATCGTCTCCCGGCTCCCCGCCAAGGAAGCCGCGCGCACGGCCTCCCTCGCCTCGCGCTGGCGCCCCATCTGGCGCTCGGCACCCCTCGTTCTTGTCGACAGCCACCTGCTCCCGGACGGCGCCGTGCGCGGGCAGCTCGTCATCGgctctccctctccccgcgccgTCACCGCCGCGGCGCACCCGGGTCCCTTCCGCTGCGTCCACCTCACCCGCACCACCATGGATGAGCACCGGGGCGAGATGGCGCGCTGGCTCGACATCCTCGTCGCCAAGGGAGTCCAAGAACTCTTCTTCGTCAACCGGCCTTGGCCGCTAGATCTGCGCCTCCCCGCGACGCTCTTCAGCTGCGCCTCCCTCACCCGCCTCTATCTCGGCGTCTGGAGGCTCCCGGACACCACCGCCGTACCGCGTGGCGCCAGATTCCCCAACCTCCTGGAGCTCGGCCTCTGCTTCAATGCCATGGAGGACCGCGATCTGGCATTCATGCTTGAAAGAAGCCCCGTCTTGGAGTTCCTCCTCATCATGGGAAGTCAGAGCGGAGTGCGCCTCCGCCTCGTCAGCCAAAGCCTGCGGTGTGTTCAGCTGGGCCTCTTCTCCTTTGACGACCTGGACGTGGTGGATGCCCCTAGTCTGGAGAGACTTTTTCAGTATAACACCAACAATAACAGCCCCACCAAGAACCGCTCTTCCAGGATCAAGATTGGCCAAGCACCTAAACTTCGAGTGCTGGGATACCTTGAGCCAGGAGGGCAGGAATTGGGGATTAGCAACACCGTCATCGTG GCTGGGATCAAGGAGAGCATTGTCCCTAGTGTCCAGATTTTGGCCATAGAGGTGCAGTTCGGTGTCCGCAATTCTGTCAAGAAAGTGCCTGGCTTTCTCAGATGCTTCCCCAACCTGGAGACGCTCCATGTCCAG TCTCACCGCATATCTGAAGAGCCCACCGGAAAGGTCAATGTCAAGTTCTGGCAGGAGGGCGGTTCCATCAAATGCGTCGTGGAGAGCATGAAGAAGGTGTTCTTGTACGAGTTCCGAGGGTCGAGAAGCGAGGTTACTTTCCTCAAGCTCGTCGcggagagggctcgggtgctggagCAGATGGTGGTCGTGGTGTCTAGTGGATCTTTCTCTCCAGTGGATGATGTGAGTGCCAAGCTGAAGCCTCTCACCAATGCAAAATGGGCCAGTAAAGCTTGCAAACTTGAGCTCTTCAACAGCCCACCTGCTGAAGACGGAATGGCACCCTTCTGCCGCCGGCTAGCAAATGATTTCTCGTTCCCGGACCCTTTTAACGTCAAAGAGTACCATGAAGAAAGAATCTCTCTAAGTTAA